One stretch of Tenacibaculum sp. MAR_2010_89 DNA includes these proteins:
- a CDS encoding class I SAM-dependent methyltransferase: protein MSFFKAILNTIPRPILIKASYWAKPIISWWLKGDNYTDPIDGKSFRKFLPYGYGVQRENALSPSTLSLERHRLLWLYLQNESTFFSSKKKFRVLHIAPEQCFLDIFRKQKNLEYITSDLESPIADVKADICNLPFENNSFDVIFCNHVLEHIQDDTKAMNELFRVMKTGGFGIFQIPQDLNRETTFEDDTITDPKERAKIFGQYDHVRVYGRDYFNKLRSIGFQVDEVDFTKKIAPEKLERFALMKGEILPVCFKN, encoded by the coding sequence GTGTCTTTTTTTAAAGCTATTTTAAATACTATACCTAGACCTATTTTAATAAAAGCTAGTTACTGGGCAAAACCCATTATTTCTTGGTGGTTAAAGGGTGATAATTATACAGATCCTATTGACGGAAAATCTTTTCGAAAATTTTTACCCTACGGATATGGTGTACAACGAGAAAATGCTTTATCTCCTTCTACCTTATCATTAGAAAGACATCGTTTATTGTGGTTGTATTTACAAAATGAATCTACTTTTTTTTCTTCAAAAAAAAAGTTTAGAGTATTACATATTGCCCCAGAACAGTGTTTTTTAGACATTTTTAGAAAACAAAAAAACTTAGAATATATTACTTCTGATTTAGAATCACCGATAGCAGATGTAAAAGCTGATATCTGTAACTTACCATTTGAAAACAATTCATTTGATGTTATTTTTTGTAACCACGTTTTAGAACACATTCAAGATGACACAAAAGCCATGAACGAACTTTTCAGAGTTATGAAAACTGGTGGCTTTGGTATTTTTCAAATCCCTCAAGATCTAAATAGAGAAACTACTTTTGAAGACGATACCATTACCGACCCAAAAGAACGGGCTAAAATATTTGGTCAATACGATCATGTTCGTGTATATGGTCGTGATTATTTTAACAAACTTCGATCTATTGGTTTTCAAGTTGATGAAGTTGATTTCACAAAAAAAATCGCTCCAGAAAAACTAGAACGATTTGCTTTAATGAAAGGTGAAATTTTACCAGTCTGTTTTAAAAATTAA
- the map gene encoding type I methionyl aminopeptidase: MIKPKTREEIEIMRESALVVSKTLGMLAKEVKPGVTTLHLDKLAEDFIREQGAIPGFLGLYDFPNTLCMSPNSQVVHGIPNNTPLQEGDIISIDCGAIKNDFYGDHAYTFPVGEIAPETQKLLDITKESLYVGIRELKVGNRVGDVGFAIQNFTEKHGYGVVRELVGHGLGKKMHEDPEMPNYGRRGRGKKFIEGMVVAIEPMTNLGTHKIRQHNDGWTITTLDDKPSAHFEHDVAIVDGKPELLSTFKYIYDALGIESNEEDEFRQKPLIL, from the coding sequence ATGATCAAACCAAAAACTAGAGAAGAAATAGAAATAATGCGCGAAAGTGCTTTAGTTGTTTCAAAAACATTAGGTATGCTTGCTAAAGAAGTGAAACCTGGTGTAACCACATTACATTTGGATAAATTAGCTGAAGATTTTATTCGTGAGCAAGGTGCTATTCCTGGTTTTTTAGGTTTATATGATTTCCCTAACACACTATGTATGAGCCCTAACTCTCAAGTAGTACATGGGATTCCTAATAACACTCCTCTTCAAGAAGGTGATATTATATCAATAGACTGCGGTGCTATAAAAAATGATTTTTATGGAGATCATGCTTACACTTTTCCTGTAGGTGAAATTGCTCCAGAAACTCAAAAATTACTAGATATAACTAAAGAAAGCTTATATGTTGGCATACGTGAATTAAAAGTTGGAAATAGAGTTGGAGATGTTGGTTTTGCTATACAAAATTTCACAGAAAAACATGGTTACGGTGTTGTTAGAGAACTTGTAGGTCATGGTTTAGGTAAAAAAATGCACGAAGACCCTGAAATGCCAAATTATGGACGTAGAGGACGAGGGAAAAAATTTATTGAAGGAATGGTTGTTGCTATTGAACCAATGACTAATTTAGGTACTCATAAAATCCGTCAACATAATGATGGTTGGACTATTACTACTTTAGATGACAAACCTAGTGCTCATTTTGAGCATGATGTAGCTATAGTAGATGGTAAACCAGAATTACTTTCTACTTTCAAATACATATATGATGCTTTAGGAATTGAAAGTAACGAAGAAGATGAGTTTAGACAAAAACCTTTAATATTATAA
- a CDS encoding thioredoxin family protein — translation MKKILFILSFILISSCASVPKKPATKDKDGNLIGIATRKDFQQEPYGSDWFNDFYSYYEIEKATAQKLEKNLNGIKIKAFMGTWCGDSKREIPNFYKLLDEAKFNYKKLEMITVNRQKKADGLEKGFNIIRVPTFIFYKNGKEIGRFVEHAHDGSTIEDDIFKIISGQPYKHPYQK, via the coding sequence ATGAAAAAAATACTTTTTATTTTATCCTTTATATTAATAAGTTCATGTGCTTCAGTCCCTAAAAAACCAGCGACTAAAGATAAAGACGGTAATTTAATTGGAATAGCAACTCGTAAAGACTTCCAACAAGAACCTTACGGAAGTGATTGGTTTAATGATTTCTATTCTTATTATGAAATTGAAAAAGCAACTGCTCAAAAGTTAGAAAAAAACTTAAATGGGATTAAAATAAAAGCATTTATGGGAACATGGTGTGGTGATAGTAAACGTGAAATCCCTAATTTTTACAAATTATTAGACGAAGCTAAATTTAATTATAAAAAGCTTGAAATGATCACTGTAAATCGTCAAAAAAAAGCAGATGGATTAGAAAAAGGTTTTAACATTATTCGTGTTCCTACCTTTATCTTTTATAAAAACGGAAAAGAAATTGGTCGATTCGTAGAACATGCCCATGATGGCTCAACGATTGAAGATGATATTTTTAAAATAATATCAGGACAACCTTATAAACATCCATATCAAAAATAA
- the gpmI gene encoding 2,3-bisphosphoglycerate-independent phosphoglycerate mutase — protein MNKKVILMILDGWGITQDPKVSAIYNAKTPFINSLYDQYPNAELRTDGEHVGLPEGQMGNSEVGHMNLGAGRIVYQNLAKINKAITEGTLANEPELLKAFEYAKTNNKNVHFLGLVSNGGIHSHINHLKGLLTAANDHDLKKVYLHAFTDGRDCDPKSGKFFINDIQEHMKQTTGELASITGRYYAMDRDNRWERIQLAYNALTHGDGIKSSNAEKSILTSYENGVTDEFIKPIIMVDENNSPKTSIKDDDVIIFFNFRTDRGRQLTNALSQNNFPELNMKKLPLYFVTMTNYDETFTNINVIYNSKNIENTLGEVLEKANKKQIRIAETEKYPHVTFFFSGGQEKEFEGEKRLLCPSPKVATYDLKPEMSAYEIKDAIVPELKKGDVDFVCLNFANGDMVGHTGIFDAAVKACESVDRCVKEVITTALENDYTTILIADHGNCETMINPDGTPHTAHTTNPVPMILIDKELKSIKNGILGDIAPTILQLIGIDKPKEMTQHSLI, from the coding sequence ATGAACAAGAAAGTAATTTTAATGATACTTGATGGTTGGGGAATTACACAAGACCCTAAAGTATCTGCTATTTACAATGCCAAAACTCCTTTTATTAACTCATTATATGACCAATACCCGAATGCCGAACTACGGACAGATGGAGAACATGTAGGATTACCTGAAGGTCAAATGGGGAATTCAGAAGTTGGACATATGAATTTAGGGGCAGGTAGAATCGTATATCAAAATCTTGCTAAAATTAATAAAGCAATAACAGAAGGAACTTTAGCGAATGAGCCTGAGTTATTAAAAGCTTTTGAATACGCTAAAACAAATAATAAAAATGTTCATTTTTTAGGATTAGTTTCTAATGGAGGGATACATTCTCACATTAATCATTTAAAAGGTCTTTTAACTGCCGCAAACGACCATGATTTAAAAAAAGTGTATTTACATGCTTTTACTGATGGGCGTGATTGCGATCCAAAATCAGGTAAGTTTTTCATCAATGACATTCAAGAACACATGAAACAAACCACTGGTGAATTAGCTTCTATAACTGGACGCTATTATGCAATGGATCGTGATAATCGTTGGGAACGTATTCAATTAGCTTATAATGCCTTGACTCATGGAGATGGTATAAAATCTTCTAATGCAGAAAAAAGTATTCTTACTAGTTATGAAAATGGAGTTACTGACGAATTCATAAAACCAATTATAATGGTTGATGAAAATAATAGCCCTAAAACTAGTATTAAAGACGATGATGTTATTATTTTCTTCAATTTTAGAACCGATAGAGGTCGTCAACTAACAAATGCTTTAAGTCAAAACAATTTCCCTGAACTTAACATGAAAAAGTTACCTCTATATTTTGTTACTATGACAAACTATGATGAAACTTTTACCAACATAAATGTAATTTACAATTCTAAAAATATAGAAAACACTTTAGGTGAAGTTTTAGAAAAAGCAAATAAAAAACAAATTAGAATTGCAGAAACAGAAAAGTATCCGCATGTTACTTTTTTCTTTTCTGGTGGGCAAGAAAAAGAGTTTGAAGGAGAAAAACGATTATTATGCCCATCGCCAAAGGTTGCCACTTATGATTTAAAGCCTGAAATGAGTGCTTATGAAATAAAAGATGCTATTGTTCCAGAATTAAAAAAAGGAGATGTAGATTTTGTTTGTTTGAATTTTGCAAATGGAGATATGGTAGGTCACACTGGTATTTTTGACGCTGCTGTTAAGGCTTGCGAATCCGTTGATCGTTGTGTAAAAGAAGTAATTACAACTGCATTAGAAAATGATTATACTACAATTTTAATTGCTGATCATGGTAATTGCGAAACGATGATTAATCCAGATGGAACACCACATACTGCTCATACCACAAACCCTGTTCCTATGATTTTAATTGACAAAGAATTAAAATCAATAAAGAATGGAATTTTAGGAGATATTGCTCCTACAATTTTACAATTAATAGGAATTGATAAACCTAAAGAAATGACACAACATTCTCTTATCTAA
- a CDS encoding SMEK domain-containing protein, which yields MNLPTLFNSLSTRFGLLKSKMKIENAVNDFGLQVLLENTAIEILNTVYGYKFINANKESLNFAAVDALDNENEIALQITSTFSKIKIISTINKYLKNDLHKNHKHLKFFFLKDVKSLNKGTINEISKLLETKGLSLNVKEDFIDYEAIYQKLYFDTPDIPKILKVIEIIDNVLGVLPINKISSFASLGISFENDEMENVHTLVSSLLKQGINIYITSKKLYDELKDHRFFDYLVLVKDVKSISHINHYLIIISNQYIQKNLIEEESCVLFKTLLHNNYKSKTLAFNPYINNLNRIKNKRFRVYNNLDTDKKNIQEFSENLVVNFMSSNTSQLKVDTENIKESLISIRKGFEHKILLENNQQKTILFYINKMDVKIIYIVLKNGFSTISTIAYVKGLSKKYPLKNINLLVPQNPNHKTRKVLDTFKDKIRIENVYYIGEFLFEETLNDINQLPILGIDDFVSPVIKHETNSIHLVDILHWIVEERSPSIGIIEAPGGIGKTTLVEKIHDELINKENEYKHLVLFIEANAFIESFKNTDFSDETEYDLYSIFKKCHSQGNSIDEQLFYNNFNYGNILMIIDGVDEIVSTITSFNLDSFLIKLSELGEKIGKGKILLTSRDLYVKDIQTFLNKINGNGNAIVVYNLMPFNKKLAEKYFSLNGVSPSKIKRGLSLLHEFVMEKEKGNEYVYPPFVLDVVLDFMNSEENFEVDSEMFNSNYLLSNHRLDFIIQQTFNREGIKKHEYGYDLSIDSQVAFFTLMAIEKMGRIREEEILEIVNQIDFISNSEKVAKGLRDHPFIRKQDDYYVFIYRFLASEFCVTGVFSLLKKEPFIEISNELIRVLAFEANYNSIIAKGIIDKVNLDNSFSKDNFYVFIRGLINDIKQNREELKFIDKKAISNLFLLLCEYYSNEEKYSNENFNHLIKVVFGDKEGSFISNFYLMDVPDNFTLLLNFSGLNLKNSEINNFNNFIFCGFNADTSFESSCEIKNINLHGVSLFDKLEEVSINEENFDNVVGDNSLHKILRLKELGKSGIEKEIRKYLKSFYIGKTLKDAIKLRELKNTYQNNDLMGKITKEMHKQNILLEIDNSELVINTKLKSKINKFVYQGRSFTEIREVFKGIAVSI from the coding sequence ATGAATTTACCTACATTATTTAATAGTTTGAGTACGCGTTTTGGACTTTTAAAATCTAAAATGAAAATAGAAAATGCGGTTAATGATTTTGGGTTACAAGTATTGTTAGAGAACACAGCGATAGAAATTTTAAACACCGTTTATGGATATAAATTTATAAACGCTAATAAAGAATCATTAAACTTTGCAGCAGTTGATGCTTTAGATAATGAAAATGAAATTGCGCTTCAAATTACTTCAACTTTTAGTAAAATAAAAATAATTTCTACTATAAATAAGTATTTAAAAAACGATTTACATAAAAACCATAAGCACTTAAAGTTTTTCTTTTTAAAAGATGTGAAATCATTAAATAAAGGAACTATAAATGAAATTTCTAAATTATTAGAAACAAAAGGACTTAGTTTAAATGTAAAAGAAGATTTTATTGATTATGAGGCTATCTATCAAAAGTTATATTTTGATACTCCAGATATTCCTAAAATACTTAAGGTTATCGAAATAATTGATAATGTTTTAGGTGTTTTACCAATTAATAAGATTTCTAGTTTTGCTTCTTTGGGAATTTCATTTGAGAATGATGAAATGGAAAATGTTCACACACTTGTTTCAAGTCTTTTAAAACAGGGGATTAACATTTATATTACATCTAAAAAGTTATATGATGAATTAAAAGATCATCGTTTTTTTGATTATTTGGTGCTAGTTAAGGATGTTAAAAGTATTAGCCATATTAATCATTATTTAATTATTATATCTAATCAATATATTCAAAAAAATTTAATAGAAGAAGAAAGCTGTGTTTTGTTTAAAACGTTATTGCATAACAATTATAAATCTAAAACATTAGCGTTCAATCCGTATATTAATAATTTAAATAGAATTAAAAATAAACGGTTTAGGGTTTATAATAACTTAGATACCGATAAAAAAAATATTCAAGAGTTTTCAGAAAATCTAGTGGTTAATTTTATGTCGTCTAATACATCTCAACTTAAAGTTGATACAGAAAACATAAAAGAGAGTTTAATAAGTATTCGTAAAGGATTTGAGCATAAAATACTTCTAGAGAATAATCAACAAAAAACCATTTTATTTTATATAAATAAAATGGATGTTAAAATTATTTATATAGTTTTAAAAAATGGTTTTTCAACTATTTCTACAATAGCTTATGTGAAAGGCCTTTCAAAAAAATATCCACTTAAAAACATTAATCTTTTAGTACCTCAAAACCCTAATCATAAAACTAGAAAAGTATTAGATACTTTTAAAGATAAGATAAGGATAGAAAACGTGTATTATATTGGAGAATTTTTGTTTGAAGAAACACTAAATGATATTAATCAATTACCAATTTTAGGAATCGATGATTTTGTATCGCCAGTAATCAAACATGAAACAAATAGTATTCATTTAGTAGATATTTTACATTGGATTGTTGAAGAACGTTCACCTTCTATAGGAATCATTGAAGCGCCTGGAGGAATAGGAAAAACAACTTTAGTTGAAAAAATACATGATGAATTAATTAATAAAGAAAATGAATATAAACATTTGGTTCTTTTTATAGAAGCTAATGCTTTTATTGAAAGTTTTAAAAATACTGATTTTTCAGATGAAACTGAATATGATTTGTATTCTATTTTTAAGAAATGCCATAGTCAAGGGAATAGCATAGATGAGCAGTTGTTTTATAATAACTTTAACTATGGAAATATTTTAATGATAATTGATGGTGTAGATGAAATAGTGTCAACAATTACAAGTTTTAACTTAGATTCTTTTTTAATTAAATTATCTGAATTAGGGGAGAAAATAGGAAAAGGGAAAATACTCTTAACCAGTAGAGATTTATATGTAAAAGATATTCAAACTTTTTTAAACAAAATTAATGGTAATGGAAATGCTATTGTTGTTTATAATTTAATGCCTTTTAATAAAAAATTAGCCGAAAAATATTTTTCATTAAATGGGGTTTCGCCTTCAAAAATAAAAAGGGGGCTTTCGTTGTTACATGAATTTGTAATGGAAAAAGAGAAGGGTAATGAATATGTATATCCTCCTTTTGTTTTAGATGTTGTTCTTGATTTTATGAATTCTGAAGAGAATTTTGAGGTTGATTCCGAGATGTTTAATTCAAATTATTTACTATCAAACCATAGATTAGATTTTATTATTCAACAAACATTTAATAGGGAGGGAATAAAAAAACATGAGTATGGTTATGACTTAAGTATTGATAGTCAAGTAGCTTTTTTTACCCTTATGGCGATAGAAAAAATGGGTAGAATAAGAGAAGAAGAAATATTAGAAATAGTTAATCAAATTGATTTTATAAGTAATTCTGAAAAAGTAGCAAAAGGGTTAAGAGACCATCCTTTTATAAGAAAACAAGATGATTATTATGTTTTTATATACCGATTTTTGGCATCTGAATTTTGTGTTACTGGTGTTTTTAGCTTGTTGAAAAAGGAACCATTTATAGAAATTAGTAATGAATTAATAAGAGTTTTAGCTTTTGAAGCTAATTATAATTCTATCATAGCTAAAGGTATTATTGATAAAGTTAATTTAGATAATTCTTTTTCTAAAGATAATTTTTATGTTTTTATAAGAGGGTTAATTAATGATATAAAACAAAATAGAGAAGAGTTAAAGTTTATTGATAAAAAGGCAATAAGTAATTTGTTTTTATTGTTGTGTGAATATTACTCTAATGAAGAGAAGTATAGCAATGAAAATTTTAATCATTTAATTAAAGTTGTTTTTGGAGATAAAGAAGGAAGTTTTATCTCTAACTTTTATTTAATGGATGTTCCAGATAACTTCACATTATTATTAAATTTTAGTGGGCTGAATTTGAAAAATAGTGAGATTAATAATTTTAATAATTTTATTTTTTGTGGATTTAATGCTGATACATCTTTTGAAAGTTCTTGTGAAATAAAGAATATAAACCTTCATGGAGTTTCTTTATTTGATAAGTTGGAAGAAGTATCAATAAATGAAGAAAATTTTGATAATGTTGTAGGAGATAATAGTCTTCATAAAATTTTAAGATTAAAAGAATTAGGTAAAAGCGGGATAGAAAAAGAGATTAGAAAATATTTGAAATCTTTTTATATCGGAAAAACACTCAAAGACGCTATAAAACTAAGAGAATTAAAAAATACATATCAAAATAACGATTTGATGGGAAAGATAACTAAGGAAATGCACAAACAAAATATCTTATTAGAAATTGATAATAGCGAATTAGTTATAAATACGAAGTTGAAAAGTAAAATCAATAAATTTGTATATCAGGGTAGGAGTTTTACTGAAATAAGAGAGGTGTTTAAAGGAATTGCAGTTTCTATTTAA
- a CDS encoding M48 family metalloprotease: MRNRGGFKIRLLIGLVIVAFAYLKKCSQQEENPYTGKTQSISLSPEQEIAIGLQQAPSMAQQHGGLYPDNRYQQIVDQIGQKLVNNTVARKSGYKYDFHLLKDQRAINAFALPGGQIFITYALFSKLTNSNGSLNENMLAGVLGHEIGHVLGKHSNERITEANFWKLLTMGASVGADLGQLANSVGQKTLLKNGRGDELESDELGVKLMIDAGYDPRYLINVMEILKAAAGPNRVPEFQSTHPDPENRIEKIKVAIKKYSK; this comes from the coding sequence ATGAGAAATAGAGGCGGTTTTAAAATTCGTTTACTTATTGGACTAGTAATCGTTGCGTTTGCATATTTAAAAAAATGTAGTCAGCAAGAAGAAAATCCTTATACAGGAAAAACACAATCTATTAGTTTATCTCCAGAACAAGAAATTGCCATTGGTTTACAACAAGCTCCTTCTATGGCTCAACAACACGGTGGGTTATATCCTGACAACAGATATCAACAGATTGTTGATCAAATTGGTCAGAAATTAGTAAATAATACTGTAGCAAGAAAGTCTGGATACAAATATGATTTTCATTTATTAAAAGATCAAAGAGCTATTAATGCTTTTGCTTTACCTGGTGGTCAAATTTTTATTACTTATGCTTTATTTTCAAAATTAACAAACAGTAATGGTAGCTTGAATGAAAATATGCTTGCTGGGGTTTTAGGTCATGAAATTGGGCATGTTTTAGGTAAACATTCAAATGAAAGAATTACTGAAGCTAACTTTTGGAAGCTTTTAACAATGGGAGCTTCTGTTGGTGCTGATTTAGGTCAACTTGCTAATAGTGTTGGTCAAAAAACTTTACTTAAAAATGGGCGTGGTGATGAACTAGAAAGTGACGAATTGGGTGTAAAACTTATGATAGATGCAGGTTACGACCCTCGCTATCTAATAAACGTAATGGAAATTTTAAAAGCTGCAGCTGGACCTAATCGTGTTCCTGAATTTCAAAGCACACATCCTGACCCTGAAAATAGAATTGAAAAAATTAAAGTTGCAATTAAAAAGTACAGCAAATAA
- a CDS encoding aromatic amino acid hydroxylase, which produces MEAHFELNEVTKKLPKHLHKFIVKQPYNEYTAQNQAVWRYVMRMNVDYLGKVAHKSYIKGLEKTGISVEYIPRMEGMNRILKEIGWSAVSVDGFIPPNAFMEFQAYNVLVIASDMRTIGHIEYTPAPDIIHEAAGHAPIIANPEYAEYLRRFGEIGAKAISSSKDFEMYEAIRLLSILKEDPNASKEAIEEAQKKVEWLQDNMGELSEMAQIRNLHWWTVEYGLIGTVDDPKIYGAGLLSSIGESKGCLQEEVKKLPYSIEAADVSFDITKPQPQLFVTPNFAHLSLVLEQFANKMAIRTGGLKGVEKLIDSNNLGTIELSTGIQISGVFTNVISDEKNRPIYIQTTGGTALSNRDKELIGHGINYHAEGYGSPIGKLKGINIPIENMSPRDLEAYGIYEGKQVSLEFEGGVKVEGEVITGTRELRGRILLISFKNCTVTYGEKVLFHPDWGIYDMAVGVEVVSAYAGPADVNSFEDLGKVSETKTHKIAYSESDEKLYSLYDSVREMRENGTVSEVKIKDIFEQLESQFKNDWLLPLELLELAFDKEYSIKSSIKEYLEKLKGNKSYKTLIENGLFLLNNYQQA; this is translated from the coding sequence ATGGAGGCTCATTTTGAATTGAATGAAGTAACTAAAAAGTTACCTAAACATTTACATAAATTTATAGTAAAACAACCTTATAATGAATATACTGCGCAAAATCAAGCAGTATGGCGTTATGTAATGAGAATGAATGTAGATTATTTGGGTAAAGTTGCCCATAAATCATACATAAAAGGTCTTGAAAAAACAGGTATTTCAGTAGAGTATATTCCTAGAATGGAAGGGATGAATCGTATATTAAAAGAAATAGGATGGTCAGCTGTTTCTGTTGATGGTTTTATACCTCCTAATGCATTTATGGAATTTCAAGCTTATAATGTATTGGTTATTGCTTCTGATATGAGAACAATTGGTCATATAGAATATACACCTGCGCCAGATATTATTCATGAGGCAGCTGGTCATGCTCCAATTATAGCAAATCCAGAATATGCTGAGTATTTACGTCGTTTTGGAGAAATTGGTGCAAAAGCTATTTCTTCTTCTAAAGATTTTGAAATGTATGAAGCCATTCGTTTGCTATCAATATTAAAGGAAGACCCTAATGCCTCAAAAGAAGCAATTGAAGAAGCACAAAAGAAAGTTGAATGGCTACAAGATAATATGGGAGAATTGTCTGAGATGGCTCAGATAAGAAATTTACACTGGTGGACTGTTGAGTACGGATTAATAGGTACTGTCGATGATCCAAAAATTTATGGAGCTGGCCTTTTATCTTCAATTGGTGAAAGTAAGGGGTGTTTACAGGAAGAGGTTAAGAAATTACCTTATTCAATTGAAGCTGCAGATGTAAGTTTTGATATCACTAAACCACAACCACAATTATTTGTAACTCCAAATTTTGCACATTTAAGTTTAGTTTTAGAACAGTTTGCTAATAAAATGGCAATAAGAACAGGTGGATTAAAAGGAGTAGAAAAATTAATAGATTCTAATAATTTAGGTACTATTGAATTAAGTACTGGTATCCAAATATCTGGTGTATTTACAAATGTAATATCTGATGAAAAAAATCGCCCTATTTATATTCAAACAACTGGAGGTACTGCATTATCAAATAGAGATAAAGAGTTAATTGGACATGGAATAAATTATCATGCTGAAGGGTATGGAAGTCCAATAGGAAAATTAAAAGGGATTAATATTCCAATTGAAAATATGAGTCCTAGAGATTTAGAGGCTTATGGAATTTATGAAGGAAAACAAGTTTCTTTAGAGTTTGAAGGAGGAGTTAAAGTAGAAGGAGAAGTTATTACTGGTACAAGAGAGTTAAGAGGGAGGATTTTATTAATTTCTTTTAAAAATTGTACGGTAACATATGGAGAAAAAGTATTATTCCATCCTGATTGGGGTATATATGATATGGCTGTTGGTGTTGAGGTGGTTTCTGCCTATGCAGGACCAGCTGATGTAAACTCTTTTGAAGATTTAGGAAAAGTGTCAGAAACCAAAACTCATAAAATAGCATATTCAGAATCTGATGAGAAATTATATTCATTATATGATTCGGTTAGAGAGATGAGGGAAAATGGTACGGTTTCTGAAGTTAAAATAAAAGATATTTTTGAACAACTAGAATCTCAATTTAAAAACGATTGGTTATTACCGTTAGAGTTATTAGAGTTAGCTTTTGATAAAGAATATTCAATAAAAAGTAGCATAAAAGAATATTTGGAGAAACTTAAAGGTAACAAAAGCTACAAAACATTAATAGAAAACGGATTATTTTTGCTTAACAATTACCAACAAGCATAA
- a CDS encoding rhodanese-like domain-containing protein yields the protein MSNEIKEYLEKGAVVLDVRTLGEWNEGHSEGAKHIVLNTIPENVETIKSWGKPVIAVCRSGGRSGQATDFLTNHGVDVINGGPWGNVDQHL from the coding sequence ATGAGTAACGAAATTAAAGAATATTTAGAGAAAGGAGCAGTTGTATTAGATGTTAGAACTCTAGGTGAATGGAATGAAGGACATTCTGAAGGTGCTAAGCATATTGTTCTAAACACAATACCAGAAAATGTAGAAACAATCAAATCATGGGGAAAACCTGTAATTGCTGTTTGTAGAAGTGGAGGAAGAAGTGGTCAGGCTACTGATTTTTTAACTAATCATGGAGTTGATGTAATTAATGGTGGCCCATGGGGAAATGTAGATCAACATCTTTAA
- a CDS encoding GSCFA domain-containing protein produces the protein MNLQTQVPLKPQQHNQLDYQSEVVLIGSCFSENIGNKLTYYKFKTLQNPFGILFHPKAIETIVNNAINQKEYTEQDIFFQNERWHTFDAHSSLSSPDKNELLNCLNEAINTTSKQLKTASHIVITLGTSWIYRFIESDTIVANCHKIPQKKFLKEILSVEEISESLDAINSLIKSVNKNVSILYTVSPVRHIKDGFIENQRSKSHLLTAIHNIIEPRDKTYYFPSYEIMMDELRDYRFYTEDMIHPNTTAINYIWEKFNQTWFTNDSLQTMNQIEIIQKGLAHRSFNPNSEAHQKFISNLQEKIKILKDTHTHISF, from the coding sequence ATGAATTTACAAACTCAAGTACCGTTAAAACCTCAACAGCATAATCAATTAGATTATCAATCGGAAGTTGTATTAATTGGTTCTTGCTTTTCTGAAAATATCGGAAATAAATTAACGTATTATAAATTTAAAACGCTACAAAATCCTTTTGGTATTTTATTTCATCCTAAAGCTATTGAAACAATAGTTAATAATGCAATTAACCAAAAAGAATATACTGAACAAGATATCTTTTTTCAGAATGAACGATGGCATACTTTTGATGCTCATTCTTCTTTAAGTTCTCCTGATAAAAATGAGCTATTAAATTGCTTAAACGAAGCTATTAATACAACTTCAAAACAGTTAAAAACTGCCTCACATATAGTTATTACATTGGGGACTTCTTGGATATATCGATTTATAGAAAGTGACACTATCGTGGCTAATTGTCATAAAATACCGCAAAAAAAGTTTTTAAAAGAAATTTTATCTGTTGAAGAAATTTCAGAAAGTTTAGACGCTATTAATTCATTAATAAAATCAGTAAATAAAAATGTTTCGATACTATATACAGTATCTCCTGTTCGTCATATTAAAGATGGTTTTATTGAAAACCAACGAAGTAAATCACATTTATTAACGGCTATTCATAATATTATTGAACCTCGAGACAAAACATATTATTTTCCTTCCTATGAAATAATGATGGATGAATTACGTGATTATCGTTTTTATACTGAAGATATGATTCACCCTAATACAACAGCTATAAATTATATTTGGGAAAAATTCAACCAAACTTGGTTTACAAACGATTCTTTACAAACAATGAATCAAATTGAAATTATTCAAAAAGGATTGGCACATAGGTCTTTTAACCCTAATTCAGAAGCACACCAGAAATTTATAAGTAATCTTCAAGAAAAAATAAAAATCTTAAAAGACACACACACACATATTTCCTTTTAA